From Pedobacter cryoconitis, one genomic window encodes:
- a CDS encoding alpha-L-fucosidase, which produces MKRPDQFLFLILLLIFIPVLCWAQNKHLSKAKDLTSLQQDFVDLRFGMFIHYNIPTYMDEDWPDPDASPAIFNPKKLDCEQWAKAAKSANMTYGCLTTKHHSGFAIWDTKTTDYNVMNSPLKRDVVKEYVNAFRKNGLKVMLYYSILDTHHKLRPNLITPEHIKMIKAQLTELLTNYGEINALIIDGWDAPWSRISYDDVPFEEIYTLIKSIQPNCLVMDLNAAKYPSEALYYTDIKSYEQGAGQHISKETNKLPALSCLPLQQNWFWKTSFPTTPVKDPLKMVNDNIIPFNNAYCNFILNVAPNRDGLIDDNALAALKEIGKVWKNEGATQKLPAADAPIISPNLAKNQPADGSWSDDMNIMDFANDDNFNTTWKVNPRVDKPWYEVEFRKEKAFNMVVIADKTPVTIRKYKLEYRLDGVWKTIFSGENAHKIKIHRFDTVYGDKVRIKAEQTGSTVEIAEFGVFNERR; this is translated from the coding sequence ATGAAAAGACCTGACCAGTTTTTATTCCTTATCCTGCTGCTTATTTTTATCCCTGTACTTTGCTGGGCACAAAATAAGCACTTATCCAAAGCAAAAGATCTAACCAGCTTACAACAAGACTTTGTAGACCTGCGTTTTGGGATGTTTATCCATTATAATATCCCGACCTATATGGACGAAGACTGGCCTGATCCGGACGCTTCACCTGCAATCTTTAATCCCAAAAAACTGGATTGTGAGCAATGGGCAAAAGCCGCAAAATCTGCCAACATGACTTATGGTTGTTTAACGACCAAACATCACAGTGGTTTTGCTATCTGGGACACTAAAACTACAGACTATAATGTCATGAATAGCCCATTGAAAAGAGATGTAGTTAAAGAATATGTCAATGCTTTCAGGAAAAACGGACTAAAAGTGATGTTGTATTACTCCATTTTAGATACGCACCATAAATTAAGGCCAAACCTGATTACGCCCGAACATATAAAAATGATAAAAGCACAGTTAACAGAACTGCTAACCAATTATGGTGAAATCAATGCCCTGATTATTGATGGATGGGACGCCCCATGGTCAAGAATATCATATGATGATGTTCCATTTGAAGAGATTTATACTTTGATTAAATCTATCCAGCCAAACTGTTTGGTAATGGATTTAAATGCAGCTAAATACCCATCAGAAGCGTTATATTATACTGATATCAAATCCTATGAACAGGGAGCGGGCCAGCATATTTCAAAGGAAACCAATAAACTGCCAGCCCTTTCTTGTTTGCCATTACAGCAAAACTGGTTCTGGAAAACATCTTTCCCAACAACACCAGTAAAAGATCCGCTTAAAATGGTGAATGACAATATCATCCCCTTCAATAATGCATATTGCAATTTTATCCTGAACGTAGCACCAAACCGTGACGGATTAATTGATGATAACGCTTTGGCAGCCTTAAAAGAAATAGGAAAAGTCTGGAAGAATGAAGGGGCTACGCAGAAACTTCCCGCAGCAGATGCACCAATAATTTCTCCAAATCTGGCTAAAAACCAACCTGCCGACGGAAGCTGGAGTGATGATATGAATATTATGGATTTCGCGAATGATGATAACTTTAATACGACATGGAAAGTTAATCCAAGAGTTGATAAACCATGGTATGAGGTTGAATTCAGAAAAGAGAAAGCTTTTAATATGGTAGTGATTGCCGATAAAACTCCGGTAACGATCAGGAAATATAAATTAGAATATCGTTTGGATGGTGTATGGAAGACTATTTTCTCTGGAGAAAACGCTCATAAAATAAAGATTCACCGTTTTGATACCGTTTATGGTGATAAAGTGAGAATTAAGGCAGAACAAACAGGTTCAACGGTTGAAATCGCAGAATTTGGTGTATTTAACGAAAGAAGATAA
- a CDS encoding RNA polymerase sigma-70 factor, translating to MGENNTAGFNGDHVNNFDGKAFEDLYRRMYPTLKKYAIYLIKDVEEAQLILNDVFIAIWKNKTRISNEKAYLFRAVKNASTNYHKVSRINFLHIEEEELPGILDETADPAQLYLDKDRNRILYNLIDQMPERRRLIFYLYRIDGFSYKEIAALLDISVRTVEDHLARGFLFLQQRILKNKSEFR from the coding sequence ATGGGCGAAAACAATACTGCCGGATTTAACGGAGATCATGTAAATAACTTCGATGGAAAAGCATTTGAGGATCTTTACAGGCGCATGTATCCTACGCTAAAGAAATATGCGATTTACCTGATAAAAGATGTAGAAGAAGCCCAGCTTATTCTGAATGATGTGTTTATCGCCATCTGGAAAAATAAGACCCGGATTTCAAATGAAAAAGCATACCTGTTCCGGGCGGTAAAAAATGCTTCAACAAATTACCATAAGGTTTCCAGGATAAATTTTCTGCACATAGAGGAGGAAGAACTGCCCGGCATCCTGGATGAAACAGCAGATCCTGCTCAGCTTTATCTCGATAAGGATAGGAACCGGATCTTATACAATTTGATTGATCAGATGCCGGAACGCAGACGTTTGATTTTCTATTTATATCGTATAGATGGTTTTAGCTATAAAGAAATCGCCGCTTTATTGGATATCTCAGTCAGAACGGTGGAAGACCATCTGGCCAGGGGCTTTCTGTTCTTGCAGCAGAGGATACTGAAAAACAAGTCAGAATTCCGGTAA
- a CDS encoding FecR family protein, which yields MDQENWKFVMDYLSAKENASGNVQKIEQEEQKIQEWLSKDPGHQQELDQALWLWENTATLPENDEWKESFNTIQASLLQEASRKTIRLKFWLAAAAAIAAITLFTLFYKVKHPVLQQTSIAWITKSASSGKMSKVMLPDSSQIWLNSGSSISYPKNLRHADLRTVKLKGEAFFKVKRDPQHPFVVHSLNIRTRVLGTSFNICAWQGHQTEVTVLTGKVAVSRDSAGIQSAAIHLLPNQKAIGNSAKLQLENVEDARTAIGWTEGKMVFDQLPVKEVFEALERRYAVRIITDQPFKGCKLTAKFNNVSLNEVLQTIQISLDIHYTINKQTIYIKGGKCN from the coding sequence ATGGATCAGGAGAACTGGAAATTTGTAATGGATTATTTATCCGCAAAGGAGAATGCCAGCGGCAACGTTCAGAAAATTGAACAAGAAGAGCAAAAGATACAAGAGTGGCTGAGTAAAGACCCCGGACACCAGCAAGAACTGGATCAGGCTTTATGGCTATGGGAGAATACAGCTACGTTGCCTGAGAATGACGAGTGGAAGGAAAGTTTTAATACTATTCAAGCTTCTTTACTTCAGGAGGCATCTCGGAAAACCATTAGGCTTAAGTTCTGGCTGGCTGCTGCCGCTGCTATTGCCGCAATAACACTATTCACTTTATTCTATAAAGTAAAGCATCCGGTTTTACAGCAGACCAGCATCGCATGGATTACAAAGTCGGCCAGTTCCGGAAAGATGAGCAAGGTGATGTTGCCCGACAGCTCACAGATTTGGTTAAATTCCGGCAGTAGTATCAGTTATCCAAAAAACCTCCGGCATGCTGATTTAAGAACTGTCAAGCTCAAAGGGGAAGCATTTTTTAAAGTAAAACGGGACCCTCAGCATCCCTTCGTAGTACATAGCTTAAATATCCGGACGCGTGTGCTTGGAACAAGTTTTAATATTTGCGCATGGCAAGGGCATCAAACTGAAGTTACTGTGCTCACAGGTAAAGTGGCCGTTTCCAGAGATTCAGCAGGTATACAATCGGCGGCTATTCACCTGCTGCCAAATCAAAAGGCAATCGGTAATTCTGCTAAACTACAATTGGAGAACGTGGAAGATGCCCGGACTGCTATTGGCTGGACTGAAGGTAAAATGGTTTTTGACCAGCTGCCTGTAAAAGAGGTTTTTGAGGCTTTAGAGCGGAGATATGCAGTGAGAATTATAACAGATCAGCCTTTTAAAGGTTGCAAACTCACGGCGAAATTTAATAATGTCAGCTTAAATGAAGTGTTACAAACCATTCAGATAAGCCTGGATATTCATTACACAATAAATAAACAGACCATTTATATAAAAGGAGGTAAATGTAATTAG
- a CDS encoding SusC/RagA family TonB-linked outer membrane protein: MKKSAVTNQLIFKVMRFLTLIYFMLSVLFFAAQASPLKAQGLNNRISFNFKNGTLTALLKSIEKKTSLSFVYTNKDAVLNQQVEAVKADNEMVSSLLDRILTPMQLTYVVQNNQVIIKKAVRVKGKVTDEKGLPVPGVNVLEKGSNNTTTTNLNGDYSLNVRESSSTILFRMMGYQTKEFTLKGETVVNISLIPDETGLSEVVITALGIKRNEKALGYSIATLKGSDVNTVKEVNVVNSIAGKVAGVNVVSTGSDPGSTAMITIRGQSSIATDNQPLFVVDGVPVAHSLRATSEVGRSSVDYGSPVADISPDDIESITILKGASAAALYGSRAGSGVVLITTKSGSSAKKGLGVSFNSNAMFDQAWMFPHFQNQFGAGEYTDDPAVSTTSAWGPRLDIGTKHLQWNSPLDAQSGKPIPTDWVSHPNNAKDFYNTGSTYTNNIAITGKNADGNYRLSYTNMVNKGIVPHTDLSRNTLNLAATYVLHPKVKISTNIGYVNNKSDNRPSAYRESVTQMVYSMPSNMNINDLKNYWKTGRENLEQFSPDDSDNPYFVAYEHTNGYDRNRITGNVQAVFDITNDLSLMVRTGLDLYNEEHETKRPFSAKRFKFGGYGVDNSFFKEQNTDFLLSYKKTLNQDWSFGLSVGGNQMDQTNRSTAQRTESLSIPGIYNINNARAGTITNAQYSSRKRINSLYGMGQASFKNMVFLDVTGRNDWSSTLPAQNNSYFYPSVSLSTVLTDVFKVKSDLLSFAKIRANWAQVGSDTDPYQLYNTIPFNQDWGDVKRATIEFNLKNNFLKPEIATSYEFGGDLRFFNNRLGLDVTWYKTNKRNQIINIPTTITSGASNRLINAGNIQNSGWEIGLNAVPVQGIFKWEIGANFTRNENKVISLMEGLPEYSMGSADGDNIRYLIKEGTKIGDFYTPSYTKVPGGQYAGAALLDKTGHYIRNNAEYIKVGNYNPDFTIGFNNTFSYKNLTLNFLLDWRKGGNFYSYVVKSLINAGLTDNTIAGRDAQTGGLPWVDSQGNKRNDGMIIPGYIASADGTYNENKVIIAASDFYNNTYNKYYERLTYSASFLKLREASITYVFSKNVLGKLPISNLSISLIGRNLYTWTANGLGYDPETTMSVTEGFKLGVGHWTLPGTRSFGCKLSCNF; this comes from the coding sequence ATGAAAAAGTCCGCAGTGACTAATCAATTAATTTTTAAAGTAATGCGTTTTCTTACTCTCATTTATTTTATGCTTTCTGTCTTGTTCTTTGCCGCGCAAGCCTCGCCTTTAAAGGCGCAGGGGCTGAATAACAGAATAAGTTTCAATTTTAAAAACGGCACTTTAACAGCATTGCTGAAAAGCATAGAGAAGAAAACCAGCCTGTCTTTTGTTTACACCAACAAAGATGCAGTATTGAACCAGCAGGTAGAGGCTGTTAAAGCGGACAATGAAATGGTGAGCAGTTTGCTTGACCGCATACTCACGCCGATGCAGTTAACTTATGTAGTCCAGAACAACCAGGTTATTATTAAAAAAGCTGTCCGGGTTAAAGGTAAGGTAACCGATGAAAAAGGTTTGCCTGTACCGGGGGTAAATGTGCTGGAAAAAGGCAGCAATAACACGACGACAACTAACCTGAACGGTGATTATAGCTTGAATGTAAGAGAGTCCTCTTCCACTATTCTGTTTAGAATGATGGGCTATCAAACTAAAGAATTCACCCTTAAAGGAGAAACAGTGGTCAATATCAGCCTTATTCCGGATGAAACCGGTTTATCTGAAGTGGTGATTACTGCGTTAGGTATTAAGCGGAATGAAAAAGCACTTGGCTATTCTATTGCCACCTTGAAAGGTAGTGATGTGAATACTGTCAAAGAGGTGAATGTGGTCAATTCCATTGCCGGAAAAGTAGCGGGGGTAAATGTAGTGAGTACGGGTTCTGATCCAGGATCTACTGCCATGATAACCATTCGCGGACAATCATCGATTGCGACCGATAACCAACCACTTTTTGTTGTCGATGGTGTTCCTGTAGCACATTCGCTGCGGGCGACTTCTGAAGTAGGCCGTTCTTCTGTAGATTATGGGAGTCCGGTTGCTGATATCAGTCCTGATGACATTGAAAGCATTACCATCTTAAAAGGGGCGAGTGCTGCGGCTTTATATGGCAGCAGGGCAGGAAGCGGGGTGGTACTGATTACTACAAAGAGTGGTTCATCAGCCAAAAAAGGTTTAGGTGTAAGTTTTAATTCAAATGCGATGTTTGATCAGGCCTGGATGTTTCCGCACTTCCAGAATCAGTTTGGTGCAGGAGAATATACGGATGATCCGGCAGTAAGTACGACCTCGGCCTGGGGCCCGCGTCTGGATATAGGCACCAAGCATTTGCAATGGAACAGTCCGCTTGATGCCCAAAGTGGAAAACCTATACCTACGGATTGGGTATCACATCCAAATAATGCGAAGGACTTTTATAATACAGGTTCTACCTATACCAATAACATTGCCATCACCGGTAAAAATGCAGATGGTAATTACAGATTGTCATATACCAATATGGTCAATAAGGGGATTGTGCCGCATACAGATCTGAGCAGGAATACCTTGAACCTGGCAGCAACCTATGTATTGCATCCTAAAGTAAAGATCAGTACCAATATTGGGTATGTAAATAATAAAAGCGATAACCGGCCTTCGGCTTACAGGGAAAGTGTGACACAAATGGTTTACTCCATGCCTTCCAATATGAATATCAATGATTTGAAGAATTACTGGAAAACAGGCCGGGAAAACTTAGAACAATTTTCTCCGGATGATTCTGATAATCCATATTTTGTGGCTTATGAACACACCAATGGTTATGACAGAAATCGTATAACCGGAAATGTACAGGCGGTATTCGATATCACGAATGATTTAAGCTTAATGGTACGTACAGGGCTTGATTTATACAATGAAGAACATGAAACCAAACGTCCTTTTAGTGCGAAGCGGTTCAAATTTGGTGGTTATGGTGTAGATAATTCTTTCTTTAAGGAGCAGAATACAGATTTCCTGCTTAGTTATAAGAAAACCCTGAACCAGGACTGGTCGTTTGGCTTGTCGGTTGGGGGAAACCAAATGGATCAGACTAACAGAAGTACGGCTCAGCGTACCGAAAGTTTAAGTATTCCGGGAATTTATAATATCAATAATGCGCGTGCAGGAACGATCACCAATGCACAGTATAGTTCCCGTAAACGAATCAACAGTTTATATGGAATGGGGCAGGCGTCGTTTAAGAACATGGTATTTCTTGATGTAACTGGTAGAAATGACTGGTCAAGCACATTACCTGCTCAAAATAATTCTTATTTCTATCCTTCAGTTTCATTGAGTACTGTTTTAACGGATGTGTTCAAAGTGAAATCTGACCTGTTATCTTTTGCTAAAATCAGGGCAAACTGGGCACAGGTTGGAAGTGATACTGATCCTTATCAGCTCTACAATACGATCCCTTTTAACCAGGATTGGGGCGATGTGAAAAGAGCGACCATTGAGTTTAATCTGAAAAATAACTTCTTAAAGCCTGAAATCGCAACTTCTTATGAGTTTGGTGGAGATCTGCGCTTTTTTAATAACAGGTTAGGTCTGGATGTGACCTGGTATAAGACCAATAAAAGAAACCAGATTATCAATATTCCAACAACCATTACTTCGGGTGCATCGAACCGTTTAATCAATGCTGGAAACATTCAGAACAGCGGATGGGAAATCGGCTTGAATGCTGTTCCTGTTCAGGGTATATTTAAATGGGAAATTGGTGCAAACTTTACCAGGAATGAAAATAAGGTTATCTCTTTAATGGAAGGTTTGCCGGAATATTCGATGGGTAGTGCAGATGGAGATAATATTCGTTATTTGATAAAAGAAGGGACTAAAATCGGAGATTTCTACACACCAAGTTATACTAAAGTTCCGGGCGGACAATATGCCGGAGCAGCCTTGTTGGATAAAACGGGACACTATATCCGTAATAATGCTGAATATATAAAAGTTGGAAATTATAACCCTGATTTTACCATTGGTTTTAACAATACTTTCAGCTATAAAAATCTGACACTTAATTTCCTTTTAGACTGGCGCAAAGGAGGTAACTTTTACTCTTATGTGGTTAAAAGTTTAATCAATGCAGGTTTAACAGACAATACAATTGCTGGCAGAGATGCACAAACCGGAGGTTTGCCGTGGGTTGATTCACAGGGTAATAAGCGAAATGACGGGATGATTATTCCAGGTTATATAGCCAGTGCAGATGGTACTTACAATGAGAATAAGGTCATTATTGCAGCATCTGATTTTTACAATAATACCTATAATAAGTATTATGAACGCTTAACCTATTCTGCTTCCTTCCTGAAGCTCAGGGAAGCTTCTATAACCTATGTGTTTAGTAAAAATGTATTGGGCAAATTGCCAATAAGCAACCTTTCCATTTCACTGATCGGCAGGAATTTGTATACCTGGACTGCTAATGGCCTGGGCTACGATCCGGAAACGACGATGAGTGTAACTGAAGGATTTAAGCTGGGTGTTGGCCATTGGACCCTACCCGGGACACGCTCTTTTGGCTGTAAATTAAGTTGTAATTTTTAA
- a CDS encoding SusD/RagB family nutrient-binding outer membrane lipoprotein, with translation MKFRYKTILVLFMAILSACTKDFDKINTNPNSPETTNTEFLMSEVILSTAYGYQENAAGRRPASAARYLTLARNTGYDLFDWGPVDWDDVYTRLSVNKTLLETAQSRSENQYVAISKIMKAFNFAYLTDLYGDIPYSQALKSKESNLIYPEYDRQQVIYPDLLRELQEANDLLKGSTGEINAKGDALFNGKALQWRKFANTLRLRMLLRISKVYGAAFTDMQTILNDKATYPVFESSADNAAVAYLGNLAAYSWPGGPLAMIDFDYQKTKVSKELVDRLVQINDPRLGLWVEPVKSTIGSTVDLNKYVGVPNAIDAPAAYNGGEDHVSVFSSGFFRKNGGSSNPLLNASLITYTEQCFILAEAIQKGKLTVPGETAESMYYKGIKESMKSYGLTAPANYFDQPLVKYDGTLEQLITQKWMAMLFKGSEGWFDQRRTGYPAFVTGPLAAGRGIPKRYVFPDSESAKNKVNYQKAISVFGPDKESTLMWYLK, from the coding sequence ATGAAATTCAGATATAAAACTATCCTGGTATTGTTCATGGCCATACTCAGTGCCTGTACTAAAGATTTTGACAAAATCAATACCAATCCAAATTCTCCGGAAACGACTAACACAGAGTTCCTGATGTCTGAGGTCATCTTATCTACTGCTTATGGCTACCAGGAAAATGCAGCAGGCAGAAGACCTGCTTCAGCGGCAAGGTATCTTACGCTGGCCCGTAATACTGGTTATGACCTGTTTGACTGGGGGCCGGTAGACTGGGATGATGTATATACCCGTTTATCAGTGAATAAAACTTTGCTGGAAACGGCGCAAAGCCGTTCTGAAAACCAGTATGTCGCGATCAGTAAAATTATGAAAGCTTTTAATTTTGCTTACCTGACCGACCTGTATGGAGATATTCCTTATTCCCAGGCATTGAAGTCGAAGGAAAGTAATCTCATTTATCCGGAATACGACCGGCAGCAGGTTATCTATCCTGATTTATTGAGAGAGTTGCAGGAGGCTAATGATCTTTTAAAAGGAAGTACAGGGGAAATTAATGCTAAAGGCGATGCGTTATTTAATGGTAAGGCGCTGCAATGGCGTAAGTTCGCCAACACTTTGCGTTTAAGAATGTTGTTGCGTATTTCAAAAGTTTATGGCGCTGCATTTACTGACATGCAGACCATTTTGAATGACAAGGCCACTTATCCTGTTTTTGAGAGCAGTGCTGATAACGCGGCAGTTGCCTATCTGGGGAATTTAGCCGCTTATAGCTGGCCTGGCGGCCCACTGGCGATGATTGATTTTGATTATCAAAAGACGAAAGTGAGTAAAGAGCTAGTTGACAGACTTGTGCAAATAAATGATCCGCGCCTGGGTCTTTGGGTAGAGCCGGTTAAAAGTACTATTGGTTCAACTGTAGATCTTAATAAATATGTTGGCGTACCTAATGCGATTGATGCACCTGCTGCATATAATGGGGGAGAGGATCATGTTTCTGTTTTCTCTTCTGGTTTCTTTAGAAAAAATGGCGGTTCTTCTAATCCTTTATTGAATGCCAGTCTGATCACCTACACTGAGCAATGTTTTATTCTGGCAGAAGCGATCCAGAAAGGGAAACTTACTGTACCGGGAGAAACTGCTGAATCCATGTATTACAAGGGAATTAAAGAGTCTATGAAGAGTTATGGGCTCACAGCTCCTGCAAATTACTTTGACCAGCCGCTGGTTAAATATGACGGTACATTGGAACAGCTGATTACCCAGAAATGGATGGCGATGCTGTTTAAAGGATCAGAAGGCTGGTTTGATCAGCGCCGTACCGGTTATCCGGCTTTTGTGACCGGCCCTTTGGCTGCGGGCAGGGGAATTCCAAAACGCTATGTTTTTCCAGATTCTGAAAGTGCGAAAAACAAAGTTAATTATCAGAAAGCAATCTCTGTTTTTGGCCCGGACAAAGAGTCTACATTAATGTGGTACCTGAAATAA
- a CDS encoding purple acid phosphatase family protein encodes MNKSIYTAALLVIVAFTNIQAQDFNPKPFPDRVILTWKGNTDVSQTVTWRTDTTIVGAKAQIKAEDSSPAMEEAITAYDADSRSLSGGQNYATAKYHSVTFNNLKPGTVYAYRVGAGEYWSEWFQFTTASADQNKPFSFIYLGDAQNDIRSKWSRVIRKAFSHEPDARFIIHTGDLINRSNNDKEWGEWHYGGGFINGMVPSMPSPGNHEYVRDEKRKLILDPHWGVQYTLPGNGPKGLEESVYYIDYQNVRVISLDSQMIILDEASAKAEYEWLEKVLKENTKLWTVITFHHPIFSTAKSRDNKDFRERFKPLFDKYHIDLVLQGHDHTYSRGQNLPRGLSGREVSGPVYLVSVAGPKMYKVDGAKWMNVSLENTQLFQVIHVDGKNLKFEAYKTSGELFDAFSLNKSSRDHAAEFTDMNPAAKQ; translated from the coding sequence ATGAACAAATCTATATATACTGCTGCATTGCTTGTTATTGTGGCTTTTACGAATATTCAGGCACAGGATTTTAATCCGAAACCTTTTCCAGACCGCGTAATTTTAACGTGGAAAGGCAATACTGATGTTAGCCAGACAGTAACCTGGCGTACGGATACTACAATTGTGGGAGCCAAAGCACAAATTAAAGCCGAAGATTCCAGCCCTGCGATGGAAGAAGCGATTACAGCTTATGATGCAGATTCCCGTTCATTGTCTGGTGGTCAGAATTATGCGACAGCGAAGTATCACAGTGTTACTTTTAATAATTTGAAGCCCGGAACGGTATATGCTTACCGCGTAGGTGCTGGTGAATATTGGAGTGAATGGTTTCAGTTTACCACAGCCTCTGCTGATCAGAACAAGCCTTTTTCTTTTATTTACCTGGGAGATGCGCAAAATGATATCCGTTCTAAGTGGTCACGTGTAATCCGTAAAGCATTTTCTCATGAACCGGATGCGCGTTTTATTATCCATACGGGTGACTTGATTAACAGGTCAAACAATGACAAAGAGTGGGGTGAATGGCATTATGGTGGTGGTTTTATCAACGGAATGGTTCCAAGTATGCCTTCACCGGGAAACCATGAATATGTGCGTGATGAGAAAAGAAAATTGATATTGGATCCGCATTGGGGTGTACAGTATACTTTGCCCGGAAATGGCCCTAAAGGTTTAGAAGAGTCTGTTTATTATATCGATTATCAAAATGTACGTGTGATTTCATTGGATTCTCAAATGATTATTCTGGACGAGGCTTCTGCAAAGGCTGAGTATGAATGGCTGGAAAAGGTTTTGAAAGAAAATACAAAATTGTGGACGGTTATCACTTTTCACCATCCTATTTTTTCTACTGCCAAAAGCAGAGACAATAAAGACTTCAGAGAGCGGTTTAAACCTTTATTTGACAAGTATCATATAGACCTGGTTTTGCAGGGACATGACCATACGTATAGCCGCGGACAAAATTTGCCACGCGGATTATCGGGCAGGGAAGTCAGCGGGCCAGTATATTTAGTTTCTGTTGCCGGCCCTAAAATGTATAAAGTGGACGGGGCAAAATGGATGAATGTTTCTCTGGAAAATACTCAACTGTTCCAGGTAATTCATGTGGATGGCAAAAACCTGAAGTTTGAAGCTTACAAAACCTCCGGAGAGTTGTTTGATGCTTTTTCCCTGAATAAATCAAGCAGGGATCATGCTGCGGAATTTACAGATATGAACCCTGCTGCAAAGCAATAA
- a CDS encoding glycerophosphodiester phosphodiesterase family protein has product MMNCKTNLLVLVFSCFAVITFGQRKLAPLPKCKNGFIVIAHRGSHLVKPENSIAAIEEAIDLGADYVEIDLRTTRDGHLVLIHNETVDHTTSGKGRIQDLNLDEVAMLTLNAKDGHLYSLPSFMEALKACKNRINIYLDFKQADVAQAYEQIKAAGMEKQVLVYINKAEQYKAWRAVAPQMPLMSGLPRQIKKEELSTFLDKIPLEATDNISDPALVAALKESGLSVFLDVQMADEDPVKWKVAMDKGVQGVQTDHPEALLRYLKTNHLRDGIKVSGL; this is encoded by the coding sequence ATGATGAATTGTAAAACAAACTTACTGGTACTTGTATTCAGCTGTTTTGCGGTGATCACATTTGGGCAGCGGAAATTGGCTCCGCTTCCCAAATGTAAAAATGGCTTTATCGTGATCGCACATCGCGGAAGCCATCTGGTCAAACCTGAAAATAGTATAGCTGCAATTGAGGAAGCTATTGATCTTGGTGCAGATTATGTGGAAATAGACCTGCGTACAACCCGTGATGGTCATCTGGTTTTGATTCACAATGAAACCGTAGATCATACGACCAGTGGTAAAGGCAGGATTCAGGATTTGAATCTGGACGAGGTGGCGATGCTGACGCTGAATGCCAAGGATGGTCATTTATATAGCTTACCTTCTTTTATGGAAGCTTTAAAAGCCTGCAAGAACCGGATTAATATTTACCTGGATTTTAAGCAGGCTGATGTAGCACAAGCTTATGAACAAATTAAGGCTGCGGGTATGGAAAAGCAAGTGCTGGTTTATATCAATAAGGCGGAGCAGTATAAGGCATGGCGGGCGGTAGCTCCGCAAATGCCGCTGATGTCTGGCTTGCCCAGGCAGATCAAGAAAGAAGAACTAAGCACTTTTCTTGATAAAATTCCATTGGAAGCAACTGATAATATTTCAGATCCAGCGCTTGTTGCCGCACTTAAAGAAAGCGGATTGTCTGTCTTTTTAGATGTACAAATGGCTGATGAAGATCCGGTAAAGTGGAAAGTTGCAATGGATAAAGGAGTTCAGGGTGTGCAAACCGATCATCCGGAAGCACTTCTCAGGTACTTGAAAACAAATCATTTGCGTGATGGAATAAAGGTTTCTGGGCTTTAG
- a CDS encoding helix-turn-helix domain-containing protein — MKDQQIDIIKFPMSPLAKAGILIKNMIDDSHAAEHDHSMPHRDDHYLLMIATGGQFVINIDFENNTIIGPAMLLIFPGQVHYIISARNPVGWVLSIDPALIDNEFQLIMEKGFRLPVSLDKQSAFYGHAVTLTGQIEKLQIAAGNLYTVRAIHSILDALLGLITGEIGTINTIGKTKTNRATVIEQAFMHLLKLNYKDWKQPARYAAELNISVAHLYDTIKHTTGDSVSVYIQQYCMLEAKRLLCFTKFTVKEIGYQLGYEEPVYFGKLFKKVTGLTPLQFRQQYHD; from the coding sequence GTGAAAGATCAGCAAATTGATATTATAAAGTTTCCTATGTCGCCTCTGGCTAAAGCTGGTATCCTGATCAAGAACATGATAGATGATAGTCATGCTGCTGAACATGATCATTCTATGCCCCATCGAGATGATCATTATCTGTTGATGATAGCTACAGGCGGTCAATTTGTGATTAATATCGATTTTGAGAACAATACAATAATAGGACCGGCTATGCTGCTTATCTTTCCCGGCCAGGTTCACTATATTATTTCTGCCCGAAATCCGGTAGGTTGGGTGCTTAGTATAGATCCTGCGTTGATAGACAATGAATTTCAGCTCATCATGGAAAAAGGGTTTCGCTTACCTGTATCATTAGACAAGCAATCTGCTTTTTATGGGCATGCGGTTACTTTAACAGGGCAGATAGAAAAATTGCAGATAGCAGCGGGTAATCTATATACTGTACGTGCAATTCACTCGATACTCGATGCCTTGCTAGGCCTGATTACAGGCGAAATTGGAACAATCAATACGATCGGCAAAACAAAAACTAACAGGGCAACTGTAATTGAACAGGCTTTTATGCATTTGCTTAAACTAAATTATAAGGATTGGAAACAGCCTGCCCGATACGCAGCCGAGCTCAATATCTCAGTTGCTCATTTATATGATACTATTAAGCATACAACTGGTGATTCTGTGTCAGTTTACATTCAACAATATTGTATGCTTGAAGCTAAGCGGCTGCTTTGTTTTACCAAGTTTACAGTGAAGGAAATTGGTTATCAACTCGGTTATGAAGAACCTGTTTATTTTGGAAAGCTTTTTAAAAAGGTAACAGGTTTAACTCCGCTGCAATTCCGGCAACAATACCACGATTAG